One Lachnospiraceae bacterium C1.1 genomic region harbors:
- a CDS encoding DUF3810 domain-containing protein: MTKMIKLHKKYLAIAFSLLTLTLILNLLAWISDDFADWHKKYIFPFWQSFMAVFSNIFPFSLGELLLGLAVLLSALSFICIFLKIIFKLLKVRERFCAAFLRVTVMIALVVSFVMTESCFILYHSSGLEEEYLSDISFRKYGFEELAATRDFIVTQANQLAKEIDRDEDGNPVYNGNLNEEAIESMQALSTEWTEFSGVYSFPKKLLLSEFMCQQSMRGYYFPFTMEANYNAIMTTVNFPSTVCHELAHTKGFMKEDEANFIAYIACINSDDKFFQYSGYLSVLNYINNDFKEACGDNTELYKSHVSISSLVKSDNVFMTEETEEKVESNAVISTAAVKKTTQNFIDTNLVINGIPEGAVSYSNVVGQLLYWYDDSSQTVASSGN; the protein is encoded by the coding sequence ATGACTAAAATGATAAAGTTGCATAAAAAATATTTGGCGATTGCTTTTTCGCTTTTAACATTAACATTGATATTAAATTTGCTTGCCTGGATCTCTGATGATTTCGCAGACTGGCATAAAAAATATATTTTTCCATTTTGGCAGTCATTCATGGCTGTATTTTCAAATATCTTTCCTTTTTCACTCGGAGAACTTCTGCTTGGACTGGCAGTCCTGCTGTCAGCATTGTCGTTTATCTGCATATTCCTGAAAATCATCTTTAAATTATTAAAGGTAAGGGAAAGATTTTGCGCTGCTTTTCTTAGGGTAACAGTTATGATAGCTCTGGTAGTTTCATTTGTTATGACAGAAAGCTGCTTTATTCTTTATCACAGCAGTGGACTTGAAGAAGAGTACTTATCAGATATAAGTTTTAGAAAGTATGGTTTTGAAGAGCTTGCAGCGACGAGAGATTTTATAGTAACGCAGGCTAATCAGCTTGCAAAGGAAATTGACAGGGATGAAGATGGAAATCCTGTTTACAATGGAAATCTTAATGAAGAGGCGATTGAGTCTATGCAGGCTTTATCAACTGAGTGGACAGAATTTTCCGGAGTTTATTCATTTCCAAAAAAACTTCTGCTTTCGGAGTTTATGTGCCAGCAGTCTATGAGGGGTTATTATTTTCCGTTCACGATGGAAGCCAATTATAATGCGATCATGACCACTGTGAATTTCCCTTCTACTGTATGTCATGAACTTGCACACACCAAGGGCTTTATGAAGGAGGATGAAGCGAATTTTATAGCCTATATCGCCTGCATAAATTCAGATGATAAGTTTTTCCAATACAGTGGATACTTAAGCGTCTTAAACTATATCAATAATGATTTTAAGGAAGCATGCGGTGATAATACAGAACTCTATAAATCACATGTTTCTATATCTTCACTTGTTAAGTCTGATAATGTATTTATGACTGAGGAAACAGAGGAAAAGGTTGAAAGCAATGCTGTAATTTCGACAGCAGCGGTTAAAAAGACTACACAGAATTTTATTGATACAAATCTTGTGATCAACGGGATACCTGAAGGTGCAGTCAGTTACAGCAATGTTGTTGGCCAGCTTCTTTACTGGTATGATGATTCCTCACAGACAGTCGCAAGCAGCGGAAATTAA
- a CDS encoding LysR family transcriptional regulator — protein sequence MTLNQLLFFKEAAMHQHFNRAAEALNISEPSLSRSISSLEHELGVILFEKKGRNVVLTSTGSVFLEHANKILEDIELAKDKMREYASGGGHINIAYVAPLSKKFIPETVRSFLNDKQNRNVIFNFSQNASVDNIAGLKKGIFDIAFGSYIEGEKNINFIPVLEQEMVVIMPVNHPLAGAETFDISAFNDYPLLSYDSSSGLGKRTRKFFRTYDLHPNVICESPDEEGIAALVAEGFGIALVVDVNAIHRADIVVKKISNGISVIHTVYMCYLKERYHIPVVQRLIKFIENKNNTD from the coding sequence ATGACCTTAAATCAGCTTTTATTTTTTAAGGAAGCAGCAATGCATCAGCATTTTAACCGTGCAGCAGAAGCACTTAATATATCAGAGCCCTCTCTTTCGCGCTCCATAAGCAGCCTGGAGCACGAGCTTGGAGTAATACTTTTTGAAAAAAAGGGACGTAATGTAGTCCTTACTTCAACCGGCTCAGTATTTCTCGAGCACGCCAATAAAATACTTGAAGACATCGAGCTTGCAAAGGATAAAATGCGTGAATATGCTTCAGGCGGTGGACACATCAATATTGCCTATGTCGCACCACTTTCAAAAAAATTTATACCGGAAACAGTAAGGTCATTCCTGAATGATAAGCAGAATCGAAATGTAATTTTTAACTTCTCTCAGAATGCGTCTGTAGATAATATTGCAGGCTTAAAAAAAGGAATCTTTGATATAGCCTTCGGCTCATATATAGAAGGTGAAAAAAATATAAATTTTATCCCTGTCCTCGAGCAGGAAATGGTCGTTATAATGCCGGTCAACCATCCGCTTGCCGGTGCAGAGACCTTTGATATCTCTGCATTTAATGACTATCCTCTTCTAAGCTATGACTCCAGTTCAGGACTCGGAAAACGTACAAGAAAATTTTTTCGCACATACGACCTGCATCCAAACGTCATCTGTGAATCTCCTGACGAAGAAGGAATAGCAGCACTTGTGGCTGAAGGCTTTGGAATCGCACTTGTGGTTGACGTAAATGCCATACACAGGGCTGATATAGTCGTAAAAAAAATTTCCAACGGTATCAGCGTTATCCATACCGTTTACATGTGCTATCTAAAGGAAAGATACCATATACCGGTCGTACAGCGATTAATTAAATTTATCGAAAATAAAAATAATACGGATTGA
- a CDS encoding glycosyltransferase family 39 protein, translated as MMRREIGIIVVLFLAVVLFLFFLRKKKINVSGSLIVTLITSIAIHAFYIAYTPTWERQHDVIGFENGKGIGQAAYIEWFFDHWSLPDFDPRKKWGFFQPAFHHITAAIWLKINTMIGFGYTAATENIQVLTLIYCLILAIFALRIFKLMRLEGRSLEIAFALTALHPLYILLSGSVNNDTLCTLLMIMTCYYALKWENKNSWPDIIKTALCMGLSMMTKLSGVLVAPALAWIFIINWFVGGKKKFFKYLRQYLVFAFISVPIGMFFPMRNLLLFGVPLNYTPKVGEELIYGSVLSRFTDLYTNTPFAAMIKNGDSFDEYNIILAGLKTSLTGEFNFADANRFIIYAAWILFISGALLMLLTIISVFRVTFSKKTTMSLQIRVFWSILYLTAIAFFLNLCLSIPNFSSQDFRYIAYLLVPNALFIGLNRQNSGVWMRIFITSTSMVFLISSLAVYFLLGA; from the coding sequence ATGATGCGCAGGGAAATCGGAATAATTGTTGTTTTATTTCTTGCGGTGGTGCTATTCCTATTTTTTTTGCGCAAAAAAAAGATTAATGTCAGTGGTTCATTAATTGTTACTCTTATCACATCGATCGCAATTCATGCTTTTTATATAGCGTATACGCCGACCTGGGAACGTCAGCATGACGTCATTGGTTTTGAAAATGGAAAAGGTATCGGGCAGGCAGCTTATATAGAATGGTTTTTTGATCACTGGTCGCTGCCTGACTTTGATCCGAGAAAAAAATGGGGCTTTTTTCAGCCGGCATTTCATCACATAACGGCGGCAATCTGGCTTAAAATTAATACCATGATAGGCTTTGGATATACTGCTGCCACAGAAAATATACAGGTTCTTACGCTGATATATTGTCTGATACTGGCAATATTTGCACTCAGGATATTCAAGCTGATGAGGCTTGAGGGAAGGTCACTGGAGATAGCATTTGCATTGACGGCGCTTCATCCGTTATATATTCTCTTGTCAGGTTCGGTCAATAATGACACCCTTTGCACTCTTTTGATGATAATGACTTGTTATTACGCTCTTAAATGGGAGAATAAGAATAGCTGGCCTGATATCATCAAAACAGCCCTGTGCATGGGACTTTCGATGATGACAAAACTTTCGGGTGTTTTAGTTGCGCCGGCGCTTGCCTGGATCTTTATTATTAACTGGTTCGTTGGAGGAAAAAAGAAATTCTTCAAATACTTGAGACAATATCTAGTTTTTGCATTTATATCTGTTCCGATAGGAATGTTTTTCCCGATGAGAAATCTGCTTTTATTTGGTGTTCCTCTCAATTATACACCTAAGGTAGGAGAGGAACTTATATATGGCAGTGTATTGTCGAGATTTACGGATCTTTATACGAATACTCCATTTGCAGCAATGATAAAAAACGGAGACAGTTTTGATGAATATAATATCATTCTTGCAGGGCTCAAGACGTCTCTTACCGGTGAATTTAATTTTGCAGATGCAAACCGTTTTATTATATATGCGGCCTGGATACTATTCATATCCGGAGCATTACTGATGCTTCTGACTATAATATCTGTTTTTAGGGTAACATTTTCAAAAAAAACTACAATGTCTTTGCAAATACGCGTTTTTTGGAGTATTCTATATTTGACAGCTATAGCTTTTTTCCTGAATCTTTGTTTGAGCATTCCTAATTTCAGTTCACAGGATTTCAGGTATATAGCATATCTTTTAGTGCCGAATGCTTTGTTTATTGGTCTTAACAGGCAGAATTCAGGCGTTTGGATGCGTATATTCATCACTTCGACTTCGATGGTATTTTTGATAAGTTCCTTGGCTGTGTATTTCCTGCTGGGAGCCTGA
- a CDS encoding FAD-dependent oxidoreductase, protein MKNKYKHIFEPFTVKRMTLKNRICMNPMGTNYGEQTGEMSFLHIHYYEQRAKGGTGLLTVENVSVDDPMGSNGTTQLRLDKDNYIPRLFKLCETVHKHGACISIQLNHAGASAKQERIGAQPVSASNIPSKTGGEIPRPLEKEEIYAIVKKFGEAAKRAQTSGFDAVEIHAGHSYLISQFLSPITNKRTDEFGGSPENRARLAKLIIEEVRKQVGPFFPIFVRVSADEFLEGGNTLDDCLDYLQYFEKEVDVFDVSCALNDSVHYQIDANYMPDGWRSYMAKAVKERYNKPCITMGNIRDPQVAEDILARGDADLIGMGRGLIADPDWVNKVEWGHEDDIRKCISCNVGCAGHRIGLNQPIRCTVNPAVNSGEDYAKDKVKKPCNVVVIGAGTAGLEAACTAAEVGCTTILIEKTNQLGGLASIISKIPDKARLADFPKYLINRASKLRNLFILKNTEPTMELVQSFNPDIIVNSTGSTPTLPPIKGLLDRVDKEGTKVATVLKMIERMNSYPEKMDGKKVVVVGGGAVGLDVMEFFTEKGADVTIIEMLPAIGNGLDPITKCDTNTKMKKYNVTQMTNTALQEVCDDKFIVKNPQGEIVDVPFDYGFMCLGMRANNPVLQDLENTFADTNVEIYNIGDSRRARRIIEGTEEGRNIIEVLKKHDFLD, encoded by the coding sequence ATGAAAAATAAATACAAGCATATTTTTGAGCCATTCACTGTTAAACGCATGACCTTAAAGAATCGTATCTGCATGAATCCAATGGGTACGAACTATGGTGAGCAGACAGGTGAAATGAGCTTTCTTCACATTCATTACTATGAGCAGCGTGCCAAAGGCGGCACAGGTCTTCTCACAGTTGAGAATGTCAGTGTTGACGATCCCATGGGTTCAAACGGAACAACTCAGTTAAGACTCGATAAGGATAACTATATCCCGAGACTTTTTAAGCTGTGTGAAACTGTACATAAGCATGGTGCATGCATCTCGATCCAGCTTAACCACGCCGGAGCATCTGCAAAACAGGAGCGTATCGGTGCACAGCCTGTATCTGCTTCAAACATCCCTTCAAAGACAGGCGGAGAGATTCCCCGTCCTCTTGAAAAAGAAGAAATCTACGCTATTGTTAAGAAATTCGGTGAAGCTGCAAAGCGTGCCCAGACTTCAGGTTTTGATGCAGTTGAGATCCACGCAGGTCATTCTTACCTTATAAGCCAGTTCCTTTCACCTATTACAAACAAGAGAACTGACGAATTCGGCGGAAGCCCTGAGAACCGTGCGCGTCTTGCAAAACTTATTATCGAAGAAGTAAGAAAGCAGGTAGGTCCTTTCTTCCCTATTTTCGTTCGTGTAAGTGCTGATGAGTTCCTTGAGGGCGGAAACACACTCGATGACTGCCTTGATTATCTGCAGTATTTCGAGAAAGAAGTCGATGTATTCGACGTTTCCTGCGCACTGAACGATTCCGTTCATTACCAGATCGATGCAAATTACATGCCTGACGGCTGGAGATCATACATGGCCAAGGCTGTAAAAGAAAGATACAACAAGCCTTGTATAACAATGGGTAACATCAGAGATCCCCAGGTTGCTGAGGATATTCTTGCCCGCGGTGATGCAGATCTTATCGGTATGGGACGTGGACTTATAGCTGACCCTGACTGGGTAAATAAGGTTGAATGGGGTCACGAAGACGATATCCGTAAGTGCATCTCCTGTAACGTTGGATGTGCAGGCCACAGAATTGGTCTCAACCAGCCTATCAGATGTACTGTAAATCCTGCTGTAAACAGTGGTGAGGATTATGCCAAAGATAAAGTTAAAAAGCCTTGTAATGTAGTTGTTATAGGTGCAGGTACTGCAGGTCTTGAGGCTGCATGTACAGCTGCTGAAGTCGGCTGCACAACCATCCTTATAGAGAAAACCAACCAGCTCGGCGGACTTGCTTCGATCATTTCAAAGATTCCCGATAAGGCTCGTTTGGCAGATTTCCCCAAGTACCTTATCAACAGAGCCTCCAAGCTTAGAAACCTCTTTATCTTAAAGAATACCGAGCCGACTATGGAACTCGTTCAGAGCTTTAACCCTGATATCATCGTTAACTCAACCGGTTCCACTCCTACTCTTCCTCCGATCAAAGGTCTCCTTGATCGTGTAGATAAGGAAGGCACAAAGGTTGCAACTGTCCTTAAGATGATCGAAAGAATGAACAGCTATCCCGAAAAGATGGACGGTAAAAAGGTCGTTGTTGTCGGCGGTGGTGCCGTTGGACTCGATGTAATGGAATTCTTCACAGAAAAAGGTGCCGATGTTACCATTATCGAAATGCTTCCTGCTATCGGAAATGGTCTTGATCCTATCACAAAGTGTGATACCAATACCAAGATGAAGAAGTACAACGTAACCCAGATGACAAATACAGCCCTTCAGGAAGTTTGCGATGACAAATTTATCGTTAAAAATCCTCAGGGTGAGATCGTTGATGTACCTTTTGACTATGGTTTCATGTGCCTCGGCATGAGAGCTAATAATCCTGTTCTTCAGGATCTTGAGAACACCTTCGCAGATACAAATGTTGAAATCTACAATATCGGCGATTCGAGACGTGCTCGTCGTATCATCGAGGGTACAGAGGAAGGACGTAATATTATCGAAGTTCTTAAGAAGCATGATTTTCTTGACTGA
- a CDS encoding S1 RNA-binding domain-containing protein: protein MAETMDDYKEELEASFKKLDEGDVMTGKVENEEQAEDNMAWQHMKELLDSKETIRVKIGGMVNGGLIAYVENIRGFIPASQISLEFVENLDEWLGKELDVRVITADSHKKRLVLSAKAILKEAKQKEHEEKLSKIQTGMVCEGKVESLQPYGAFIDLGDGISGLVHISQISEKRIGHPKEALKPDQEVKVKVIGIKDGKISLSIKALNEAVEPEEEKFELPKTEAVTTSLGDLLKNIKL from the coding sequence ATGGCAGAAACAATGGATGATTACAAGGAGGAGCTCGAAGCATCATTTAAGAAGCTTGACGAGGGCGACGTAATGACCGGTAAGGTTGAGAATGAGGAGCAGGCTGAAGATAATATGGCCTGGCAGCATATGAAAGAGCTGCTTGACAGCAAGGAGACTATCCGCGTTAAGATAGGCGGAATGGTAAACGGTGGTCTTATTGCATATGTAGAAAATATAAGAGGTTTTATTCCTGCATCTCAGATTTCACTTGAATTCGTTGAAAATCTTGATGAATGGCTCGGAAAAGAACTTGATGTAAGAGTTATCACAGCAGATTCTCATAAAAAACGCCTTGTACTTTCAGCTAAGGCAATACTTAAGGAAGCAAAGCAGAAAGAACATGAGGAGAAGCTTTCAAAGATCCAGACAGGAATGGTATGTGAAGGTAAAGTAGAAAGTCTTCAGCCCTATGGAGCATTTATTGATCTTGGTGATGGGATCAGTGGTCTCGTTCATATTTCACAGATCTCAGAGAAGAGGATCGGACATCCGAAGGAAGCACTTAAGCCTGATCAGGAAGTCAAGGTAAAGGTAATAGGAATAAAAGACGGAAAGATCTCGCTTTCCATAAAGGCTCTTAATGAAGCTGTTGAACCTGAGGAGGAAAAATTTGAGCTTCCAAAGACTGAGGCTGTAACAACTTCACTTGGAGATTTACTTAAGAATATCAAACTTTAA
- a CDS encoding glycosyltransferase family 2 protein: MKLIIQIPCYNEAETLKIALDDLPKHIDGIDEIEYLIINDGSKDNTVEVAKEWGVNYVVNFKQNRGLAKGFMAGIDACLRNGADIIVNTDADDQYCGEDIETIVRPIINGESDIVIGARPIDDTKDFSPIKKKLQHLGSWVVQKASGTDIPDAPSGFRAYSREAAMQLNVTNAYTYTLETIVQAGRNRIPMTSVPIRTNRELRPSRLFSSMTGYIKKSIITILRSYVMYRPLTSFMIIGMVPFSIGMVLGIRFLVFMAMHDAMGHVQSLILASTLLMLGFITWLMGIMADTVASNRKILEDVQKHVRNTDYEISKLNKDKSDK, from the coding sequence TTGAAACTTATTATACAGATACCTTGCTATAATGAAGCGGAAACATTAAAAATTGCGCTGGACGATCTGCCTAAACATATTGATGGGATAGATGAAATTGAGTACCTTATAATCAATGACGGTTCCAAGGATAATACTGTTGAAGTGGCGAAAGAATGGGGCGTTAATTATGTCGTTAATTTTAAGCAGAATCGAGGCCTGGCCAAGGGATTTATGGCAGGAATAGATGCCTGCTTAAGGAATGGTGCAGATATAATTGTTAATACGGATGCGGATGATCAGTATTGCGGAGAGGATATTGAAACAATAGTCAGGCCAATAATTAATGGGGAATCAGATATTGTAATAGGTGCGAGACCTATTGATGATACGAAGGATTTCAGTCCTATTAAAAAGAAGCTGCAGCATCTTGGCAGTTGGGTTGTTCAGAAGGCAAGCGGCACAGATATACCGGATGCACCATCAGGTTTCAGAGCATACAGCAGAGAAGCTGCAATGCAGCTTAATGTTACAAATGCATATACATATACGCTGGAAACTATTGTACAGGCAGGCAGAAACAGAATACCAATGACATCTGTTCCTATCAGGACAAATCGTGAGCTCAGACCAAGCAGACTTTTCAGCAGCATGACAGGTTATATTAAGAAGTCTATTATAACAATTCTCAGGAGTTATGTTATGTACAGACCTCTTACATCTTTCATGATAATTGGAATGGTACCATTTTCTATCGGCATGGTGCTTGGAATACGTTTCCTGGTTTTTATGGCAATGCATGATGCTATGGGTCACGTACAGAGTTTGATCCTTGCCAGTACCTTGCTTATGCTCGGTTTTATTACCTGGTTAATGGGGATTATGGCTGATACGGTTGCTTCAAACCGTAAAATTCTCGAAGATGTTCAGAAACATGTTCGAAATACAGACTATGAAATATCAAAACTGAATAAAGACAAGTCTGATAAATAA
- a CDS encoding GNAT family N-acetyltransferase, with protein sequence MMIRRAEIRDIEGLKRLLLQVNNVHNAGRPDIFRKDCMKYNDEELKEILTDDERPIFVSVDNDEYIQGYCFCIVEDHHGDNNLVDMKTLYIDDLCVDENIRGKHIGKNIFEFVKDYAKKEGFYNLTLNVWALNDSAHKFYDSMGMHILKYGMESIL encoded by the coding sequence ATTATGATTCGCCGCGCAGAAATAAGAGATATAGAAGGCTTGAAAAGACTGCTTCTTCAGGTCAATAACGTGCACAACGCCGGGAGACCGGACATCTTCAGAAAAGACTGTATGAAGTATAATGATGAAGAATTGAAGGAAATATTAACAGATGATGAACGCCCTATTTTCGTATCAGTCGATAATGATGAATATATCCAGGGATACTGCTTTTGTATAGTTGAGGATCATCATGGTGATAATAATCTGGTTGATATGAAAACGCTTTATATCGATGATCTATGTGTAGATGAAAATATACGAGGCAAACATATCGGTAAAAATATTTTTGAATTTGTAAAAGATTACGCAAAGAAAGAGGGATTTTATAATCTCACACTCAATGTATGGGCATTAAACGACAGTGCACATAAATTCTATGATTCTATGGGAATGCATATTCTCAAATACGGTATGGAATCTATATTATAA
- a CDS encoding DUF5721 family protein: protein MRLFKIKNTKSFMSHLFLKDTFDELNLINASIKTFCTYNIDGKFERNFFKNDENSEVNNDRIYCKWSELKRTATNLIKGHNTPLFMKFIFSSDLSIIGEDLNDDTVESLTLTVKFYENGLTLTSAVNRKNFSLDKSIDAAWDKKTEELLIAASLNFDEE, encoded by the coding sequence ATGCGATTATTTAAGATTAAAAATACAAAAAGTTTTATGTCTCATCTTTTCCTCAAGGACACTTTTGATGAGTTAAATCTAATTAATGCAAGCATAAAAACTTTCTGCACATATAACATTGATGGAAAATTCGAACGTAATTTTTTTAAGAATGATGAGAATTCTGAAGTAAATAACGATAGGATATATTGTAAATGGTCAGAATTAAAACGAACTGCGACCAACCTTATAAAAGGTCATAATACTCCTCTGTTTATGAAATTTATTTTCTCATCAGACTTAAGTATAATTGGAGAAGATCTGAACGACGATACAGTGGAATCACTGACTCTGACTGTAAAATTTTATGAGAATGGTCTGACACTCACATCTGCAGTTAATCGAAAAAATTTTTCCCTGGATAAAAGCATAGATGCAGCATGGGACAAAAAAACAGAGGAGCTGCTCATCGCAGCCTCTCTGAATTTTGATGAAGAATAA
- a CDS encoding anti-sigma factor antagonist (This anti-anti-sigma factor, or anti-sigma factor antagonist, belongs to a family that includes characterized members SpoIIAA, RsbV, RsfA, and RsfB.), with the protein MANLSAKSVNQMVNITFCDRVNTDNAAEIEKELNDICEEYPCGKIIIDMKDLKYISSAGLRILLRLQKKRGKIKVINVSSEVYEIFSMTGFDEIMEVEKAYRTIDVTGCEIIGSGSNGNVYRINGDTIVKVYNNPEALNDIKRERKLAKKAFVLGVPTAISYDVVRVGEGYGSVFELLESKSLSAIISEDPDNVEKYIDMFVDLLKKIHSISLKDDDIPNMKKRALSWVGFLEGQFPNKTWKKLRNLVEKISDDDNLLHGDYHTKNVMVVEGEPMLIDMDTLCTGNPIFEFASIYNAFIGFNELDHEVSKDFLGLPFELSERVYNGSLKRFLADASQSEIEDASDKIKLIGQVRILRRCLRRLSDTEMGKKQIEISKNYIIELTEKIDSLNIKWRI; encoded by the coding sequence ATGGCAAATCTTAGTGCGAAATCCGTAAACCAAATGGTCAATATCACTTTCTGTGATAGGGTGAACACAGACAATGCTGCAGAAATTGAAAAGGAATTAAATGATATCTGTGAAGAATATCCGTGTGGCAAGATAATTATTGATATGAAGGATCTGAAATATATATCGAGTGCCGGACTAAGAATATTATTGAGATTGCAAAAAAAACGCGGCAAGATCAAAGTTATCAATGTAAGTTCAGAAGTATATGAGATTTTTTCAATGACAGGATTTGATGAGATCATGGAAGTTGAAAAAGCATACAGAACCATTGATGTAACAGGTTGTGAAATAATAGGCTCAGGTTCAAACGGAAATGTCTACCGAATAAACGGAGATACGATTGTAAAGGTTTATAATAATCCCGAGGCTTTAAATGATATAAAAAGAGAGAGAAAGCTCGCAAAAAAAGCCTTTGTACTTGGGGTACCTACGGCGATATCTTATGATGTTGTCAGAGTTGGTGAGGGATACGGTTCTGTATTTGAGTTATTGGAATCAAAGTCATTATCTGCTATTATTTCCGAGGATCCTGACAATGTTGAAAAATACATTGATATGTTTGTGGATCTTTTGAAAAAAATTCATTCTATAAGCCTTAAGGATGATGATATTCCTAATATGAAGAAGAGGGCGCTTAGTTGGGTAGGTTTCCTGGAGGGTCAGTTTCCAAATAAAACCTGGAAAAAACTGAGAAACCTTGTTGAAAAAATATCTGATGATGACAATCTTCTTCATGGTGATTATCATACAAAAAATGTTATGGTTGTCGAGGGTGAGCCAATGCTCATAGACATGGATACACTCTGCACAGGAAATCCGATTTTTGAATTTGCATCTATTTATAATGCGTTTATTGGTTTTAATGAGCTTGATCATGAAGTGTCTAAGGATTTTCTCGGATTGCCATTCGAGCTTTCAGAACGCGTTTATAATGGAAGTCTGAAACGATTCCTTGCCGATGCATCTCAGTCGGAAATAGAGGACGCATCCGATAAGATTAAACTTATTGGTCAGGTAAGGATATTGAGGCGTTGTTTAAGACGATTATCAGATACTGAGATGGGTAAAAAGCAGATTGAAATTTCAAAAAATTATATCATAGAACTTACTGAAAAAATTGACTCCTTGAATATCAAATGGCGGATTTGA
- a CDS encoding shikimate dehydrogenase, with amino-acid sequence MAERITGHTELIGLMAYPIRHSSSPAMHNEAFAYLGLDYAYLAFEVDNSTLEDAVKGIRALKLVGSNVSMPNKTVVGKYLDKLSPAAELCGAVNTITNENGVLTGHITDGIGYMQSLKDYNIDVIGKKMTIAGAGGAATAIEIQAALDGVKEISIFNIHDSFWENAEKTVEKINTKTDCHATLYDLDDKETLRREIESSYLLANATGVGMKPLEGQTWLPDTSFLRPDLIVTDTVYSPAKTRFLEMAEEVGCKRMNGFGMMLFQGAAAFKLWTGKDMPIEHMKEVLNISYED; translated from the coding sequence ATGGCAGAACGTATCACAGGACACACGGAGTTAATCGGACTTATGGCTTATCCCATTCGTCATTCCAGCTCACCGGCAATGCATAATGAGGCATTTGCTTATTTAGGGCTTGATTATGCATATCTTGCATTTGAAGTAGACAACAGCACTTTAGAGGATGCTGTAAAAGGAATAAGAGCCCTTAAGCTCGTTGGTTCCAATGTATCCATGCCGAACAAGACAGTTGTAGGCAAGTATCTTGATAAACTTTCACCTGCAGCAGAGCTTTGCGGAGCAGTAAACACTATAACAAATGAAAATGGTGTACTTACAGGTCATATCACTGACGGTATCGGTTATATGCAGTCTCTTAAAGATTACAATATCGATGTTATTGGAAAGAAGATGACTATCGCAGGTGCCGGCGGTGCAGCTACTGCTATTGAGATCCAGGCAGCTCTTGACGGTGTAAAGGAAATATCTATTTTCAATATTCACGACAGCTTCTGGGAGAATGCAGAAAAGACAGTTGAGAAGATCAATACAAAGACTGACTGCCATGCAACACTTTATGATCTTGATGATAAAGAGACACTCAGAAGAGAAATCGAGTCTTCTTACCTTCTTGCAAATGCAACAGGCGTAGGTATGAAACCTCTTGAAGGTCAGACATGGCTTCCGGATACTTCTTTCCTTCGTCCTGATCTTATCGTAACAGATACAGTATATTCTCCTGCAAAGACAAGATTCTTAGAGATGGCTGAAGAAGTCGGATGTAAGAGAATGAACGGTTTTGGCATGATGCTTTTCCA